One Leptotrichia hongkongensis genomic window carries:
- the polA gene encoding DNA polymerase I yields MKRAVILDTSAIMYRSHFALMGMRNSNGMSTGATFGFINTLESVIREFRPDYLVACLDVKRSELDRTGELETYKAHRESMPEELVMQIDTIMKVLDGYRIPKYKKDGQEADDVIATFATKFSNDEDEQIEVFVITGDKDLAQLVDGKINIALLGKGDKNSAFKHIKTDEDVVEYLGVTPDKIPDLFGLMGDKSDGIPGVAGIGPKNGVKLITTYGNLEGIYENIDEIKGKQKEKLLSDKENAFISRELATVKRELDIEYDKKKLKFEEKDFDSLLELYEELDFKRFSKAVEEEKERFLQNGNQKELTEEEKLVLEKNKKITEEKLEKERLEREKIEKQELEYDNENPIFDGISHFYEHVEYEHNSEIDKKIDEIQVLKEKLAMEYEAQKKKQEETALENQKTEKTKKIKDEKVYFEKNYGKVVSWNDAYSVIEKMDKKVAIFENMLGLSICDEKTNIVLLDSELKNILQNENHEKSGAGVQINLFSLGENTDEKGDNKKNIENIYKLLSEKEIIAYNVKEYMKNGESEYFGYSVGGKTYGINEERFGIKCTEYFDILLARYVLGTESLQEIEEIILDEFGVEIATFEEQFKKERRKKDFSDVSDDVICEFLSKRTFFIYKLEIIFRNRLQNEQFLNIFDKLESRLIPVLAQMEETGIKIDKKYFSEFQNELEEKINMLQSDIYKLADGEFNIDSPQQLGEVLFEKLQIPSGKKTKTGYSTNVEVLEMIANNGELTEDKRMIGKKLLEYRAYKKLLSTYIEPIPKLADKEERIHTTFNQNGTSTGRLSSANPNLQNIPVRTDDGIRIRTGFVSKEGHSLISFDYSQIELRVLAELSKDRHLVQAYQDNQDLHDLTARKIFFKTEEDEISRHERSIAKVINFSILYGKTPFGLSKELGITVQEASQYITTYFEEYPRVRKFLDIVTETAKLHGFVETFYGTRRYISGINATNKNIQAQAVRMAVNTVVQGTAANIIKKVMIELHEEFKNDENIKMLLQVHDELIFEVRDEFAKEYMKKIEKIMENTVKFKKVPLKANGSVAKNWGLLK; encoded by the coding sequence TATAAGAAGGATGGGCAGGAAGCGGATGATGTTATTGCCACTTTTGCCACTAAATTTTCTAATGATGAAGATGAGCAGATTGAGGTTTTTGTAATAACTGGGGATAAGGATTTGGCACAGCTTGTAGATGGAAAAATTAACATTGCCTTGCTTGGAAAAGGGGATAAAAATTCTGCATTTAAACATATAAAGACGGATGAAGATGTAGTTGAATATTTGGGAGTCACACCTGATAAGATTCCTGATTTGTTTGGGCTTATGGGAGATAAGTCGGACGGAATTCCAGGAGTTGCTGGGATTGGGCCTAAAAATGGAGTGAAACTTATTACGACTTATGGAAATTTGGAAGGAATTTACGAAAATATTGACGAAATAAAGGGAAAACAGAAGGAAAAATTACTGAGTGATAAGGAAAATGCCTTTATAAGTCGGGAACTTGCAACTGTGAAGCGAGAACTTGATATTGAATATGATAAAAAGAAATTGAAATTTGAGGAAAAGGATTTTGACAGCCTTTTGGAACTTTATGAAGAACTTGATTTTAAAAGATTTTCTAAAGCTGTGGAAGAAGAAAAGGAAAGATTCTTGCAAAATGGTAATCAGAAGGAACTTACTGAAGAAGAGAAGTTAGTTTTAGAAAAAAATAAAAAAATTACTGAAGAAAAATTGGAAAAAGAGAGACTTGAAAGAGAAAAAATTGAAAAGCAGGAATTGGAGTATGATAATGAAAATCCGATTTTTGATGGAATTTCACATTTTTATGAGCATGTAGAGTATGAGCATAATTCAGAAATAGACAAAAAAATTGATGAAATTCAAGTTTTAAAAGAAAAATTGGCAATGGAATACGAGGCTCAGAAGAAAAAGCAGGAAGAGACCGCACTAGAAAATCAGAAAACTGAAAAAACCAAGAAAATTAAAGATGAAAAAGTGTATTTTGAGAAAAATTATGGAAAAGTTGTGAGCTGGAATGATGCTTATTCTGTGATTGAGAAAATGGATAAAAAAGTAGCAATTTTTGAGAATATGCTTGGACTTTCTATTTGTGATGAAAAAACGAATATTGTGCTTTTGGATAGTGAATTGAAAAATATTTTACAAAATGAAAATCACGAAAAATCAGGAGCTGGAGTTCAAATTAACTTGTTCAGTTTAGGTGAGAATACTGATGAAAAAGGAGATAATAAAAAAAATATTGAGAATATTTATAAATTATTGAGTGAGAAAGAAATTATTGCCTATAATGTGAAAGAGTATATGAAAAATGGGGAAAGTGAGTATTTTGGATACTCTGTTGGTGGAAAAACTTATGGGATAAATGAAGAGAGATTCGGGATAAAATGTACGGAATATTTTGATATTTTGCTTGCAAGATATGTACTTGGGACAGAAAGTTTGCAGGAAATCGAGGAAATAATTCTAGATGAGTTTGGTGTTGAGATTGCAACTTTTGAAGAACAGTTTAAGAAGGAACGAAGAAAGAAAGATTTTAGTGATGTTTCCGATGATGTGATTTGTGAGTTTTTATCAAAGAGAACGTTTTTTATTTATAAATTGGAAATAATTTTTAGAAATAGATTACAAAATGAGCAGTTCTTAAATATATTTGACAAGCTAGAAAGTCGATTAATACCAGTATTGGCACAAATGGAAGAAACTGGAATAAAAATTGATAAAAAATATTTTAGTGAATTTCAGAATGAGCTGGAAGAAAAGATAAATATGCTTCAAAGTGATATTTATAAACTTGCTGATGGAGAATTTAATATTGATTCGCCACAACAATTAGGAGAAGTTTTGTTTGAAAAATTACAGATTCCATCAGGTAAAAAGACAAAAACTGGATATTCAACAAATGTGGAAGTTCTGGAAATGATTGCAAACAATGGGGAATTGACAGAAGACAAACGTATGATTGGGAAAAAGCTTCTGGAATACAGGGCTTATAAGAAATTATTATCAACATACATTGAGCCAATTCCAAAACTGGCGGATAAAGAGGAAAGGATTCATACTACTTTTAATCAAAATGGTACATCTACTGGACGGCTTTCGTCAGCAAATCCAAATTTACAGAATATTCCTGTGAGAACAGATGATGGAATAAGGATTCGTACTGGTTTTGTATCAAAAGAAGGACATAGCTTGATTTCGTTTGATTATTCACAAATTGAATTGAGAGTTTTGGCTGAATTGTCAAAAGATAGGCATTTAGTACAGGCGTATCAGGATAATCAGGATTTGCATGACTTGACGGCAAGAAAGATATTTTTCAAAACCGAAGAAGATGAGATTTCACGGCATGAGAGAAGTATTGCAAAAGTAATTAATTTTAGTATCCTGTATGGAAAAACTCCGTTTGGGTTGTCAAAGGAACTGGGAATTACAGTTCAGGAGGCTTCACAGTATATTACGACATATTTTGAGGAATATCCGAGAGTCAGAAAATTTTTGGATATTGTGACAGAAACAGCTAAGCTTCACGGTTTTGTAGAAACTTTTTACGGTACGAGAAGATATATTAGCGGAATTAATGCTACAAATAAGAACATACAGGCACAGGCTGTAAGAATGGCGGTAAATACTGTTGTTCAAGGAACAGCGGCAAATATTATAAAAAAAGTTATGATTGAACTTCATGAGGAGTTTAAAAATGATGAAAATATAAAAATGCTTCTTCAAGTTCATGATGAACTGATTTTTGAAGTTCGAGATGAATTTGCTAAGGAATATATGAAAAAAATTGAAAAAATTATGGAAAATACTGTTAAATTTAAGAAAGTTCCGTTAAAAGCTAATGGAAGTGTAGCTAAAAATTGGGGATTATTGAAGTAA
- a CDS encoding AzlC family ABC transporter permease has translation MSQIRKLENYLKGLKDGTGIGIAYIPFGVAIGLISAKSFSQILPMIGLTSFGMYAGGAHSLLLKILYVMKSPPVEVILSIVLINLRYLLLNIVIFRQLGEKTPIFQKFLVGVGLTDETITYLTLKKATNAWYMMGVNTIPYFCYCFGTIFGAIFGEKLPESLMTSMNFVLYSMFFSMLIMALSQNFKYIRIVLLALIIKMAFSFLPILNKVSSGWVMILTMFLASFIYAQLYYNENSEKKENDEIDKKKGSDKIEL, from the coding sequence ATGTCACAAATAAGAAAACTGGAAAATTATTTAAAGGGATTAAAAGACGGTACTGGAATCGGAATTGCCTACATTCCCTTTGGAGTTGCAATCGGACTGATTTCAGCCAAAAGTTTTTCTCAAATTTTGCCAATGATTGGGCTTACATCGTTTGGAATGTATGCAGGAGGGGCTCATTCGTTACTGTTAAAGATACTTTATGTGATGAAGTCGCCTCCAGTTGAAGTGATTTTATCTATTGTTCTTATCAATTTAAGATATTTATTGTTAAATATTGTTATTTTTAGACAGCTTGGTGAAAAAACTCCTATTTTTCAGAAGTTTCTGGTAGGCGTGGGGCTTACTGATGAAACTATAACATATCTGACATTGAAAAAGGCAACAAATGCGTGGTATATGATGGGAGTAAATACAATTCCATATTTTTGCTACTGTTTTGGTACAATTTTTGGAGCGATATTTGGAGAAAAATTGCCAGAATCACTTATGACAAGTATGAATTTTGTGCTTTATTCAATGTTTTTCAGTATGTTAATAATGGCTTTGAGTCAAAATTTTAAATATATAAGAATTGTTTTGCTGGCACTTATTATAAAAATGGCATTTTCATTTTTGCCTATTTTAAATAAGGTAAGTTCAGGATGGGTTATGATTTTGACAATGTTTTTGGCAAGTTTTATATACGCACAGCTTTATTATAATGAAAATTCTGAAAAGAAGGAAAACGATGAAATTGATAAAAAGAAAGGAAGTGATAAGATTGAATTATAA
- a CDS encoding AzlD domain-containing protein — MKLIKRKEVIRLNYNENLGILTMILMTLIIMTVILRTLPIFVKIPENNLKVNKFFEALPYTVLTVLVFPDIFTSTGSTNFDIIRVLIGMVIVAYLTFRKTNLGIIIIVSIAVIYFLGTLKIYLK; from the coding sequence ATGAAATTGATAAAAAGAAAGGAAGTGATAAGATTGAATTATAACGAAAATTTAGGGATTTTAACAATGATTTTGATGACACTCATAATCATGACGGTAATACTGAGGACATTGCCAATATTTGTAAAAATTCCAGAAAACAACCTAAAAGTTAATAAGTTCTTTGAAGCACTTCCTTATACAGTACTGACAGTATTAGTATTTCCAGATATTTTTACTTCTACTGGAAGTACAAATTTTGACATAATAAGAGTTCTGATTGGAATGGTAATCGTAGCATATTTAACTTTTAGGAAGACAAATCTTGGAATAATAATAATTGTTTCTATTGCAGTGATATATTTTTTAGGGACTTTGAAAATTTATTTGAAATGA
- a CDS encoding DUF1439 domain-containing protein, translating to MKLFKFLFFSVIVLIAGLGYYIYTQNQLKIPDSMVKSAVASKFPIEKSYPLGKIKLFNPKVHFENDKLIIEAEYLNDALNDQINGTMTFATDIHYDPMKSNLYLDDFQIVRLTKENKEIDLDKKPIIRTGLNYAFSQLEKKEILNLSGVEKFQMIKDIKIENNKLTVVK from the coding sequence ATGAAATTATTTAAATTTTTATTTTTTTCAGTTATTGTATTAATTGCAGGCTTAGGTTACTACATTTACACTCAAAATCAGTTAAAAATTCCAGATTCTATGGTAAAAAGTGCTGTTGCTTCCAAGTTTCCAATAGAAAAATCCTACCCTCTTGGAAAAATAAAGCTATTTAATCCAAAAGTACATTTCGAAAATGACAAGCTAATTATTGAAGCAGAATACCTAAATGACGCACTAAATGATCAGATTAACGGAACGATGACCTTTGCAACTGATATTCATTATGATCCAATGAAATCAAACCTTTATCTTGATGATTTTCAAATTGTAAGACTGACAAAAGAAAACAAAGAAATTGATCTTGATAAAAAACCTATTATCAGAACAGGGTTAAATTATGCTTTTAGTCAGCTTGAAAAAAAAGAAATTTTGAATTTATCAGGCGTTGAAAAATTTCAAATGATAAAGGATATAAAAATTGAAAATAATAAATTGACTGTTGTTAAATAA
- a CDS encoding amino acid ABC transporter permease translates to MEELEKTRKIVKTSFFIAVVTIAVLLVFPYDMKPKEWGIYANSYFITTLGLTAGGAAIGILLGMLLAFLKFQKTNIEILDMIKDVIIDEYVDIMRGTPMVLQLLTLSFVVVILNNYWIALIALGLNSAAYVEETIRSGIESIDKGQMEAARATGMPYRMAMNEIIMPQAIKNILPALLNEFINLFKETAVVGYISVVDITMNSKSLQAVYYSVKPILFTGLVYYISVKLFSFIGKRLEMRLKKND, encoded by the coding sequence ATGGAAGAATTGGAAAAAACACGAAAAATAGTAAAAACATCATTTTTTATAGCAGTTGTAACTATTGCTGTGCTTCTTGTGTTTCCATATGATATGAAACCAAAAGAATGGGGAATTTATGCAAACAGTTACTTTATAACTACATTGGGGCTTACAGCTGGTGGAGCTGCTATCGGTATTCTTTTGGGAATGCTTTTAGCATTCTTAAAATTTCAGAAAACCAATATAGAAATTTTAGATATGATAAAAGATGTTATTATCGATGAATATGTTGACATAATGCGAGGAACTCCCATGGTTTTGCAGCTTTTGACATTATCTTTTGTAGTTGTAATACTTAACAATTACTGGATTGCATTAATCGCTTTAGGACTCAATAGTGCAGCTTATGTAGAAGAAACAATCCGTTCTGGAATTGAGAGTATAGACAAGGGACAGATGGAAGCTGCAAGAGCAACTGGAATGCCTTATAGAATGGCAATGAATGAAATTATAATGCCACAGGCAATAAAAAATATTTTGCCAGCACTTTTGAACGAATTTATAAATTTATTTAAGGAAACAGCCGTTGTGGGATATATCAGTGTTGTTGACATTACAATGAACAGTAAAAGTTTACAAGCTGTATACTATAGTGTAAAACCAATTTTATTTACTGGTTTGGTTTATTATATTAGCGTAAAATTATTCTCATTTATTGGGAAACGATTGGAGATGAGATTAAAGAAAAATGATTAG
- a CDS encoding amino acid ABC transporter ATP-binding protein has product MIKIKDLKKKYGELEVLKGISTEIKEGEVISIIGPSGSGKSTFLRCINRLEEPTSGEIKINNKNILERKVDINKIREEVGMVFQHFNLYPHKTVLENITLGPIRLKKMTKAEAEKLAIELLEKVGLADKKDVYPNKLSGGQKQRVAIARALAMNPKVILFDEPTSALDPEMIGEVLEVMKELANAGMTMIVVTHEMGFARNVANRVFFMDGGYILEDAKPQDLFDNPKTERAREFLEKVLNH; this is encoded by the coding sequence ATAATAAAAATAAAAGATTTGAAGAAAAAATATGGAGAATTGGAAGTTTTAAAAGGAATTAGTACAGAAATAAAAGAAGGGGAAGTAATTTCGATTATAGGACCTTCCGGAAGTGGAAAATCAACATTCTTACGTTGTATAAACAGGCTTGAAGAACCTACATCAGGAGAGATTAAAATAAATAATAAAAATATTTTGGAACGTAAGGTAGATATAAACAAAATTCGTGAGGAAGTCGGAATGGTATTCCAGCACTTTAATTTGTATCCACATAAAACTGTACTGGAAAACATTACTTTGGGACCAATTAGATTAAAAAAAATGACAAAAGCTGAGGCAGAAAAACTGGCAATAGAATTACTGGAAAAAGTGGGGCTTGCTGATAAGAAGGATGTTTATCCAAACAAGCTGTCTGGTGGTCAGAAACAAAGGGTTGCAATTGCAAGGGCATTAGCAATGAATCCAAAAGTAATTCTGTTTGATGAACCAACATCGGCACTTGATCCTGAAATGATAGGTGAGGTTCTGGAAGTTATGAAGGAGCTTGCAAATGCAGGAATGACAATGATTGTGGTGACACACGAAATGGGATTTGCAAGAAATGTAGCTAATAGAGTATTTTTTATGGATGGAGGATATATTCTGGAAGATGCAAAACCGCAGGATTTATTTGACAATCCAAAAACAGAAAGAGCAAGAGAGTTTTTAGAAAAAGTGTTAAATCACTAA
- a CDS encoding basic amino acid ABC transporter substrate-binding protein yields the protein MKKIFLMITLVIFGIISCGKKDNGEKKLRVGLNAVFAPFEYVENGQVTGFDVDLINEIGKNLGYKVEIIDQSFDGLIPALKAGKIDIIVSGMSSTEERKKSVDFTDDYFVSKETYIRKKGNTAVTPATLSGKKIGVQLGTIQEIEAKEINGATVVPNESTVNTILDLKAGKIDVIILEKAVAEEYMKKNPEMEIFDEKPAKIGMAMALNKGKNQELIKQINDELKKMKENGKYNELIKKYGLENSQK from the coding sequence ATGAAAAAAATATTTTTGATGATAACATTAGTAATTTTTGGAATTATATCGTGTGGAAAAAAAGATAATGGGGAGAAAAAATTAAGAGTAGGACTGAATGCAGTTTTTGCTCCGTTTGAATATGTTGAAAATGGACAAGTTACTGGATTTGATGTTGATCTTATAAACGAAATTGGAAAAAATCTTGGATATAAAGTTGAAATTATTGACCAGTCATTTGATGGATTGATTCCAGCATTGAAAGCAGGAAAAATTGATATTATTGTATCTGGTATGAGTTCAACTGAAGAAAGAAAAAAATCAGTAGACTTTACAGATGATTACTTTGTTTCAAAAGAAACTTACATAAGAAAAAAAGGTAATACTGCAGTTACACCAGCTACATTAAGTGGTAAGAAAATTGGAGTTCAGCTTGGAACAATTCAAGAAATAGAAGCAAAAGAGATTAATGGAGCTACTGTTGTGCCAAACGAAAGTACAGTAAATACTATTTTAGATTTAAAAGCAGGAAAAATTGATGTAATTATTCTTGAAAAAGCAGTAGCTGAAGAATACATGAAGAAAAATCCTGAAATGGAAATTTTTGATGAAAAACCAGCTAAAATTGGAATGGCAATGGCTCTTAACAAAGGAAAAAATCAAGAGTTGATAAAACAAATAAATGATGAATTGAAAAAAATGAAAGAAAATGGAAAATATAATGAATTAATTAAAAAATATGGCCTTGAAAACAGCCAAAAATAA
- a CDS encoding OmpA family protein, whose translation MKKPTLVAVSSLVAMAVPTVSEKMTTSAMRKDIIRPNVADIQQDVKNDIPTLDTPNPEKIASAKAADNPDLITVALTQDGTGTRIVNNKSSLPYQNSDKNATNPQQAQPKQQTETVQPVVQAQTNQTETISEIQEKSINNPQRVQISKSEIISLKSNELSFHKNSTDLKKEAYSVLRDIKDYVEKNDYVVSIIGYTDKSGASSYNKRLSLRRAEKVGSKLIEFGLSKDRIVDLVGRGDSNPIKTNDTKEGREENRRVEFRFVKRGQV comes from the coding sequence ATGAAAAAGCCTACATTAGTTGCAGTTTCTTCACTGGTCGCAATGGCAGTGCCCACAGTATCTGAAAAAATGACAACTTCTGCTATGCGAAAAGACATAATTCGTCCAAATGTGGCGGATATTCAACAGGATGTAAAAAATGATATACCAACATTAGATACACCAAATCCTGAAAAAATAGCCTCAGCTAAAGCAGCGGATAATCCTGATTTGATAACAGTTGCATTAACGCAGGACGGTACTGGAACAAGAATTGTTAATAATAAATCTTCATTACCATACCAAAATTCTGATAAAAATGCAACTAATCCACAACAAGCACAGCCAAAACAGCAAACAGAAACAGTACAGCCAGTAGTTCAAGCGCAAACTAATCAGACTGAAACTATTTCTGAAATTCAAGAAAAATCAATAAATAATCCACAAAGGGTACAGATTTCAAAATCAGAAATCATATCTCTTAAATCAAATGAATTAAGTTTTCATAAAAATAGTACTGATTTAAAGAAAGAAGCATATTCTGTACTACGTGATATAAAGGATTATGTCGAAAAAAATGATTATGTTGTATCAATTATTGGATATACTGATAAAAGCGGTGCTTCTTCTTATAATAAACGTTTGTCGCTTAGAAGAGCTGAAAAGGTTGGTTCAAAATTAATAGAATTTGGACTTTCTAAAGACAGGATAGTAGATTTAGTAGGACGTGGAGACAGTAATCCAATCAAAACTAATGATACAAAAGAAGGAAGAGAAGAAAACCGTAGAGTAGAATTTAGATTTGTAAAAAGAGGACAAGTATAG
- a CDS encoding epoxyqueuosine reductase QueH: MKNNENIEQIENGESHIERDIKNAKEILERMNPNQKINYHTILTKLISDWENKDIRPKILIHSCCAPCSTYTLEFLTQYADVTVLFANNNIHPKAEYVKRALAQEEFIKKFNERTGNNVGFIEDEYKPMDFYKAVKGLEKEKEGGARCTVCFQMRLDIVAKKAQELGFDYFGSALTLSPHKNSQLINTLGLEIQEIFDVKYLPSDFKKNNGYKRSVDMCAEYDVYRQCYCGCIFAAMDQGIDLNQYK, translated from the coding sequence ATGAAAAATAATGAAAATATTGAACAGATAGAAAATGGAGAAAGTCATATCGAAAGAGATATAAAAAATGCAAAAGAAATTCTGGAGAGAATGAATCCTAATCAGAAAATTAATTATCATACAATTTTAACAAAACTTATTTCAGATTGGGAAAACAAGGATATTCGTCCCAAAATATTAATTCACAGCTGCTGTGCTCCATGCAGTACATATACCTTGGAATTTTTAACACAGTATGCAGATGTTACAGTTCTTTTTGCAAACAATAACATTCATCCAAAAGCAGAATATGTAAAAAGAGCCTTAGCACAAGAAGAATTTATTAAGAAGTTCAATGAACGTACTGGAAATAATGTTGGATTTATTGAGGATGAGTATAAGCCAATGGATTTTTATAAGGCTGTGAAAGGACTGGAAAAGGAAAAAGAAGGCGGAGCAAGATGTACAGTCTGTTTTCAGATGAGGCTTGATATTGTGGCGAAAAAAGCTCAGGAATTAGGATTTGACTATTTTGGAAGTGCCTTGACATTGAGTCCCCATAAGAATAGTCAATTAATAAATACATTAGGGCTGGAAATTCAGGAAATTTTTGATGTAAAATATCTTCCATCCGATTTCAAGAAAAATAATGGATATAAACGCTCTGTCGATATGTGTGCAGAATATGACGTGTATAGGCAATGTTATTGTGGATGTATATTTGCAGCTATGGATCAAGGAATTGATTTAAACCAGTATAAATAG
- a CDS encoding type III toxin-antitoxin system ToxN/AbiQ family toxin, giving the protein MNERKSKLYFITLTSSYLKYLGIYENKVSLKVNRPFIGIVFKINNKEYFAPLSSPKEKHKKMKTNIDFFKIDKGNLGIINFNNMIPVINNDLCRKKLDLKMLSKSLNTEDIKYFRLLKNQLKYCEKNKNIIFAKAEKIYNIFTKNFEELSESHKKMYRRVNNFKVLESASKEFEKEYITKLL; this is encoded by the coding sequence ATGAACGAAAGGAAAAGTAAATTATATTTTATAACATTAACATCAAGTTATTTAAAGTATTTAGGAATATATGAAAATAAAGTTTCGCTAAAAGTAAACAGGCCATTTATAGGAATAGTTTTTAAGATAAATAATAAGGAGTATTTTGCACCATTATCTTCTCCAAAAGAAAAACATAAAAAAATGAAAACTAATATAGATTTTTTCAAAATAGATAAAGGTAACTTAGGAATTATTAATTTTAACAATATGATTCCAGTTATTAATAATGATTTGTGTAGGAAAAAATTGGATTTAAAAATGTTAAGTAAAAGTTTAAATACAGAGGATATAAAATATTTTAGATTATTAAAAAATCAATTGAAATATTGTGAAAAGAATAAAAATATTATATTTGCAAAAGCTGAAAAAATATATAATATTTTTACAAAAAATTTCGAAGAATTGAGTGAATCACATAAAAAAATGTATAGAAGAGTAAATAACTTTAAGGTGTTGGAGTCTGCTTCAAAAGAATTTGAAAAGGAATACATAACAAAATTACTTTAA
- a CDS encoding response regulator transcription factor yields MRILIVEDERMINDIIARTLKKENYSVDSCFDGEEALDYIFSTEYDVLILDIMLPKLDGFEVLKRIRNKGIQTPVLFLTARESVQDRVKGLDYGADDYLVKPFDFEELLARIRVILRKNSIKSDSVGNVFKLANLTVDCNTHTVYRDEKKIKLSPKEFSVLEYMIRNKKRVISKEKIEQHIYDFDSERNSNVIEVHIRLLRKKIDTDFTPKLIHTIRGVGYVLKEENE; encoded by the coding sequence ATGAGAATTTTAATTGTAGAAGATGAGAGAATGATAAATGATATTATAGCTAGAACGTTAAAAAAGGAAAATTACAGTGTTGATAGCTGTTTTGATGGAGAAGAAGCGTTAGATTATATTTTTTCTACAGAATATGACGTGTTGATATTAGATATAATGCTGCCTAAACTTGATGGGTTTGAAGTATTGAAGAGAATACGGAATAAAGGTATACAGACACCAGTTTTATTTTTAACTGCGAGAGAAAGTGTTCAGGATAGAGTAAAAGGGCTGGATTATGGAGCTGATGATTATTTGGTAAAGCCGTTTGATTTTGAAGAATTGCTTGCACGTATTCGTGTAATTCTTAGAAAAAATAGCATAAAATCTGATTCAGTAGGAAATGTTTTTAAATTAGCAAATCTTACAGTTGACTGTAATACACACACTGTATATAGAGATGAAAAGAAGATAAAATTATCTCCAAAAGAATTTTCAGTACTGGAATATATGATAAGAAACAAAAAAAGAGTTATTTCCAAAGAAAAAATTGAGCAGCATATTTATGATTTTGACTCTGAAAGAAATAGTAATGTGATTGAAGTACATATAAGGCTATTGAGAAAAAAAATTGATACAGATTTTACGCCTAAATTGATTCATACAATAAGAGGTGTAGGATATGTCTTAAAGGAAGAAAATGAATAA